The Bacteroidia bacterium genome contains a region encoding:
- a CDS encoding ABC transporter permease — protein sequence MFDFDKWQEIFHTISKNKLRTLLTGFSVAWGIFILIILLGTGTGLRNGVQYAFRDDATNSIWIRKGQTSIPHDGMQPGRRIQFDNQDYEQLAQELSGSHHITGRYYIRGATQVTYNNEFGAYDIRSVHPDHLHLENTIITQGRFVNKADLTQFRKVAIIGELVAQEMLKVPDPIGLYININNIPFKIVGVFKDAGGEGEMRQIYLPITTAQKVFGGGNLVDNLMFTTGDADMEEATKMADRAHQTLANRHNFSVEDERAVFINNRNEDFQRFNEMITGINIFIWVIGIMTIIAGIIGISNIMLVVVQERTHEIGLRKALGATPASIVGLILLESVFITAVAGYIGLVLGVLVLETVAPLIPASDFFHNPEVNLQIAITATIILVVAGALAGLVPAMRAAGIQPVDALRDE from the coding sequence ATGTTCGACTTTGATAAATGGCAGGAAATATTTCATACGATTTCCAAAAATAAGCTGCGCACGCTGCTCACGGGTTTCAGCGTGGCGTGGGGTATTTTCATCCTCATCATTTTGCTGGGTACGGGCACCGGTTTGCGGAACGGAGTACAATACGCTTTCAGGGACGATGCCACCAACAGCATCTGGATCAGGAAAGGGCAAACGAGCATTCCTCATGACGGAATGCAGCCCGGCAGGCGCATTCAGTTCGACAACCAGGATTATGAGCAACTGGCGCAGGAACTAAGCGGCTCCCACCACATTACCGGGCGCTATTACATCAGGGGCGCAACCCAGGTGACTTACAACAACGAGTTCGGAGCTTATGACATTCGCTCAGTCCATCCGGATCACCTTCATCTGGAAAATACCATCATCACCCAGGGCAGGTTCGTGAATAAAGCAGACCTGACTCAATTTCGTAAGGTGGCGATAATCGGGGAGTTGGTAGCGCAGGAAATGCTCAAAGTGCCCGATCCCATCGGGCTTTATATCAACATCAATAATATTCCTTTTAAAATAGTAGGCGTATTTAAAGATGCTGGTGGCGAGGGCGAAATGCGGCAGATCTACCTGCCTATCACCACCGCCCAAAAGGTCTTTGGCGGAGGCAACCTGGTGGACAACCTGATGTTTACCACAGGCGATGCAGATATGGAGGAAGCGACCAAGATGGCTGACCGGGCTCATCAAACGCTTGCCAACCGCCATAATTTCTCCGTGGAAGATGAACGGGCAGTATTTATCAATAATCGCAATGAAGATTTCCAGCGCTTCAATGAAATGATCACCGGCATCAATATATTTATTTGGGTAATCGGCATCATGACCATCATTGCCGGAATCATTGGCATAAGCAACATTATGCTGGTGGTGGTGCAGGAGCGAACCCATGAAATTGGTTTGCGCAAAGCGCTGGGCGCAACTCCGGCTTCTATTGTCGGGCTTATTTTATTGGAATCTGTTTTCATCACAGCAGTAGCGGGGTATATCGGGTTGGTGCTGGGTGTGCTGGTGCTGGAAACCGTAGCGCCCCTTATTCCCGCATCTGATTTCTTTCACAACCCCGAAGTGAATCTGCAGATCGCTATTACGGCAACCATCATCCTGGTGGTGGCGGGTGCCCTGGCAGGGCTTGTACCCGCCATGCGTGCAGCCGGTATACAACCCGTGGATGCACTGCGGGATGAGTAG
- a CDS encoding SDR family NAD(P)-dependent oxidoreductase: MKNLSSRFSDKIVVITGGSLGIGLATAHEFAKLGCRLALISRREELLQKGITLNPLKLL, from the coding sequence ATGAAAAATTTATCTTCCCGGTTTAGCGATAAAATCGTTGTTATTACCGGTGGCTCATTAGGTATTGGATTGGCTACGGCTCACGAGTTTGCAAAGTTGGGATGCCGCCTTGCATTGATTTCAAGAAGAGAAGAATTGCTTCAAAAAGGAATCACCCTGAATCCATTGAAGCTTTTGTAA